The Falco biarmicus isolate bFalBia1 chromosome 20, bFalBia1.pri, whole genome shotgun sequence genome window below encodes:
- the NFRKB gene encoding nuclear factor related to kappa-B-binding protein isoform X1, whose product MDSLDHMLTDPLELGPCGEGNGTRIMEDCMLGTTRVSLPEDLLEDPEIFFEVVSLSTWQEVLTDAQQDHLKKFLPQFPENNREHQNKLISALFSGENFRFGNPLHIAQKLFRDGHFNPEVVKYRQLCLKSQYKRYLSSQQQYFYRLLKQILASRNYLLDLARKGGPDMNLRRKHVSPTYDTEERDRRAHRRYLKILREVKEECGDTTLSSDEEDLSSWPPSSPARCPSPPVPLRVIPTLSTLDMKTADKIELGENDLKMMLKKHHEKRKRQPDHPDLVTTDLTLEDIMTRVNAGRKGSLAALFDLATLKKKVKEKEDKKKKKLKIIKSEVEDLADSLSNADGIPPMSQDPSPIPLSSVKEEPLEEMKPCLGINEISSSFFFLLLEILFLEGPATLSVLEDKVLDWQSSPASALNNWFSFSPNWSELVLPALQYLTGDSRDVPSGFSPFVEFKEKTQQWKLLGTYQDHEKELAALFQLWLETKDQTFFKENEDSLDATTPVPRVRTDYVVRPSTGEEKRVFQEQERYRYSQPHKAFTFRMHGFESVVGPVKGVFDKETSLNKAREHSLLRSDRPAYVTILSLVRDAAARLPNGEGTRAEICELLKDSQFLAPDVTSAQVNTVVSGALDRLHYEKDPCVKYDIGRKLWIYLHRDRTEEEFERIHQAQAAAAKAKKALQQKPKPPPKMKSSSKESSVKALPSSTSEPSQLSLSDSSMPPTPVTPVTPTAPALPATPISPPPVSVVNKSVSSAVSEPAKPSQSVLLVSSPTMPQLGTLLSTAQSSQTQPGPQPPPTRVVSHTTSSGLPQVRVVTAQSSLPAVSQQAPVVTQQQQPTSVPQIRVPATATQTKVLPQAVMTLPVKAQTSPVQVQRPGSSVAGQTGITVTGLSAAPSPAVKPVTSSPGSSATSTSSTTVIQNVAGQNIIKQVAITGQLGMKTQPGSGIPLTATNFRIQGKDVLRLPPSSITTDAKGQTVLRITPDMMATLAKSQVTTVKLTQDLFTAAAGSSASGKGISATLHVTSNPVQTADSPAKTSTATSASSSPAGSTVVKVTPDLKTAEPTSSAFRLMPALGMTVADQKSKAITTVASTEAKPAATIRIVQGLGVMPPKAGQTITVATHAKQVPSSSAVSVPGTVHTSAVSLPTMSATVSKAVAVASGAAGTPITIGTGATAVRQVPVSTTVVSTSQAGKLPARITVPLSVISQPVKGKSVVTAPIIKGNLGANISGLGRNIILTTMPAGTKLIAGNKPVSFLTAQQLQQLQQQGQATQVRIQTVPASHLQQGTVSGSTKAVSTVVVTTAPSPKQTQDQL is encoded by the exons ATGGATTCTCTGGATCACATGCTCACGGACCCCCTGGAGCTGGGACCTTGCGGGGAAGGAAATGGTACCCGCATCATGGAGGACTGCATGCTGGGGACCACCAGGGTCAGTCTGCCTGAGGACCTTCTGGAGGAC cCTGAGATCTTCTTTGAAGTTGTCAGCTTGTCTACGTGGCAGGAGGTCCTGACAGATGCGCAGCAAGACCACCTAAAAAAATTCCTGCCTCAATTTCCCGAAAACAACCGAGAGCATCAGAACAAACTCATCTCTGCATTGTTCAGCGGCGAAAACTTCCGTTTTGGAAATCCACTGCACATCGCCCAGAAGCTCTTCCGGG ACGGACACTTTAATCCTGAAGTTGTGAAATACCGGCAGCTCTGTCTTAAGTCCCAGTACAAACGCTACCTGAGCTCTCAGCAGCAGTACTTCTACCGTCTGCTCAAGCAGATCCTCGCTTCCCGCAAT TACTTGCTGGATTTAGCTAGGAAAGGAGGCCCTGATATGAACCTGAGGAGAAAGCACGTCTCACCAACATATGACACAGAAGAGCGAGACAGACGGGCACATCGGCGCTACTTGAAAATTCTGAGGGAAGTGAAAGAGGAGTGTGGAGATACTACCTTGTCATCTGATGAAGAAG ATCTAAGCTCCTGGCCTCCAAGTTCTCCGGCACGTTGCCCAAGTCCACCAGTTCCCTTGAGAGTGATCCCCACGTTGTCAACCTTGGACATGAAAACAGCAG ACAAGATAGAACTTGGGGAAAATGATTTGAAGATGATGTTGAAGAAGCACCATGAGAAACGAAAACGTCAACCT GACCACCCTGATCTAGTTACAACAGACCTGACTCTTGAGGACATTATGACTCGAGTAAATGCTGGCAGGAAAGGCTCCTTAGCAG CCTTATTTGACCTTGCGACCCTCAAGAAAAaggtgaaggaaaaggaagataagaagaaaaaaaagctgaagattaTTAAGTCTGAGGTGGAAGATTTGGCTGACTCTCTTAGCAATGCAGATGGAATCCCACCAATGTCTCAGGATCCTTCCCCCATCCCTCTGTCATCTGTCAAAGAGGA ACCTCTTGAAGAGATGAAGCCATGCCTTGGAATAAATGAAATATCTTCtagcttctttttccttcttctggaGATCCTGTTTCTGGAAGGACCTGCTACTCTCTCTGTG cttgAAGATAAAGTTCTAGATTGGCAATCTTCTCCTGCCAGCGCACTAAATAACTGGTTCTCCTTTTCCCCTAACTGGTCTGAACTGGTTTTACCCGCCTTGCAGTACTTGACAGGTGACAGCAGAG aTGTTCCTTCTGGCTTCTCACCTTTTGTTGAATTCAAGGAAAAAACTCAGCAGTGGAAATTGCTGG GTACTTATCAAGATCATGAGAAGGAATTGGCAGCACTGTTTCAGCTCTGGTTGGAGACCAAAGACCAGACTTTCTTCAAA GAAAATGAAGACAGCTTGGATGCCACAACACCAGTTCCTAGAGT AAGGACTGACTACGTAGTCCGACCTAGCACTGGAGAGGAGAAACGCGTGTTTCAGGAACAG GAACGTTACCGTTACAGCCAGCCCCACAAAGCTTTCACTTTCCGTATGCATGGCTTTGAGTCAGTTGTTGGTCCTGTGAAGGGGGTGTTTGACAAGGAAACTTCATTAAACAAAGCCCGAGAGCATTCTCTCCTGCGCTCAGACAGGCCAGCATATGTCACCATCTTGTCCCTTG tgcgTGATGCTGCAGCTCGCCTTCCTAATGGAGAAGGAACTCGTGCTGAAATCTGTGAGCTGCTTAAAGATTCCCAGTTCCTAGCTCCGGATGTCACCAGTGCTCAA GTTAACACTGTTGTTAGTGGTGCTCTGGATCGATTACATTATGAGAAAGATCCCTGCGTGAAATACGATATTGGACGCAAGTTGTGGATCTACCTGCACCGGGACAGGACTGAGGAAGAGTTTG AACGGATTCACCAGGCtcaagctgctgcagcaaaggctAAGAAAGCTCTTCAGCAGAAGCCAAAACCTCCACCTAAAATG aagtCTAGTAGCAAGGAGAGTTCTGTGAAAGCACTCCCCAGCAGCACATCAGAGCCCAGTCAGCTGAGCCTTAGTGACTCCAGCATGCCACCAACTCCCGTGACTCCTGTGACACCAACTGCACCGGCATTACCAGCAACGCCTATTTCACCCCCACCAGTCTCTGTGGTTAACAAGAGTGTATCTAGTGCTGTGTCAGAGCCAGCAAAACCCAGCCAAAG CGTTCTTCTGGTATCATCCCCTACCATGCCACAGCTCGGGACGTTGCTTTCCACAGCCCAGAGCTCGCAGACACAGCCTGGGCCACAGCCACCTCCCACCCGGGTGGTAAGTCACACCACCTCCTCAGGACTGCCACAGGTGCGGGTGGTCACTGCCCAGTCCAGCCTCCCCGCTGTGTCTCAGCAAGCCCCGGTGGtaacccagcagcagcaacctaCGTCAGTGCCTCAAATCCGCGTTCCTGCTACAGCCACGCAAACCAAAGTGCTTCCTCAG GCTGTGATGACTCTGCCGGTGAAAGCTCAGACCAGCCCAGTGCAGGTGCAAAGACCAGGAAGCTCCGTGGCAGGACAGACAGGCATCACTGTGACAGGGCTGTCTGCAGCGCCCAGTCCTGCTGTAAAGCCAGTAACCAGCTCTCCGGGCAGTTCTGCTACAAGCACCTCCTCTACCACTGTCATCCAGAATGTCGCTGGCCAGAACATCATCAAGCAG GTGGCTATTACAGGGCAACTTGGCATGAAGACCCAGCCCGGAAGCGGCATCCCACTCACAGCGACCAATTTTCGGATCCAAGGAAAGGATGTGTTGCGCCTGCCCCCGTCCTCTATCACCACAGATGCGAAGGGACAGACTGTGCTGCGTATCACCCCGGACATGATGGCCACCCTAGCCAAATCTCAAGTCACTACTGTCAAACTGACTCAGGACCTCTTCACAGCAGCTGCGGGAAGCAGCGCTAGTGGGAAAGGCATCTCTGCAACTTTGCACGTGACATCCAATCCAGTCCAGACTGCTGATTCTCCAGCCAAGACCAGCACAGCCACTTCTGCTTCTTCTAGCCCAGCTGGAAGCACGGTGGTTAAAGTGACTCCTGACTTAAAGACTGCAGAGCCGACAAGCTCTGCTTTCCGACTGATGCCTGCTCTGGGCATGACTGTGGCGGATCAGAAGAGCAAAGCCATAACAACGGTGGCATCCACTGAGGCCAAGCCGGCTGCTACTATCAGAATcgtgcaggggctgggggtgatgcCGCCCAAAGCTGGGCAGACTATTACTGTAGCTACTCATGCTAAGCAAGTGCCCTCTTCCTCAGCAGTGAGCGTGCCCGGCACAGTCCATACCTCAGCTGTCTCTTTACCAACCATGAGTGCCACAGTGTCGAAAGCAGTTGCTGTGGCCTCGGGAGCTGCTGGGACTCCCATAACTATAGGCACAGGAGCCACTGCTGTGCGGCAGGTACCCGTCAGCACCACAGTAGTATCTACATCCCAGGCA GGTAAACTACCAGCACGAATAACAGTGCCTCTGTCAGTGATCAGCCAGCCAGTGAAAGGCAAGAGTGTGGTGACTGCCCCCATCATCAAGGGCAACCTCGGAGCTAA CATCAGTGGATTAGGTAGAAATATCATCCTGACGACGATGCCAGCAGGGACAAAACTGATTGCTGGGAACAAGCCAGTGAGTTTTCTGACTGCACAGCAactacagcagctgcagcagcaaggccAGGCCACGCAG GTGCGAATTCAAACAGTACCAGCCTCCCATCTCCAGCAGGGAACAGTGTCTGGCTCTACTAAAGCAGTTTCCACTGTGGTTGTGACAACAGCTCCATCTCCAAAACAGACCCAAGATCAGCTGTGA
- the NFRKB gene encoding nuclear factor related to kappa-B-binding protein isoform X2: MDSLDHMLTDPLELGPCGEGNGTRIMEDCMLGTTRVSLPEDLLEDPEIFFEVVSLSTWQEVLTDAQQDHLKKFLPQFPENNREHQNKLISALFSGENFRFGNPLHIAQKLFRDGHFNPEVVKYRQLCLKSQYKRYLSSQQQYFYRLLKQILASRNYLLDLARKGGPDMNLRRKHVSPTYDTEERDRRAHRRYLKILREVKEECGDTTLSSDEEDLSSWPPSSPARCPSPPVPLRVIPTLSTLDMKTADKIELGENDLKMMLKKHHEKRKRQPDHPDLVTTDLTLEDIMTRVNAGRKGSLAALFDLATLKKKVKEKEDKKKKKLKIIKSEVEDLADSLSNADGIPPMSQDPSPIPLSSVKEEPLEEMKPCLGINEISSSFFFLLLEILFLEGPATLSVLEDKVLDWQSSPASALNNWFSFSPNWSELVLPALQYLTGDSRDVPSGFSPFVEFKEKTQQWKLLGTYQDHEKELAALFQLWLETKDQTFFKENEDSLDATTPVPRVTDYVVRPSTGEEKRVFQEQERYRYSQPHKAFTFRMHGFESVVGPVKGVFDKETSLNKAREHSLLRSDRPAYVTILSLVRDAAARLPNGEGTRAEICELLKDSQFLAPDVTSAQVNTVVSGALDRLHYEKDPCVKYDIGRKLWIYLHRDRTEEEFERIHQAQAAAAKAKKALQQKPKPPPKMKSSSKESSVKALPSSTSEPSQLSLSDSSMPPTPVTPVTPTAPALPATPISPPPVSVVNKSVSSAVSEPAKPSQSVLLVSSPTMPQLGTLLSTAQSSQTQPGPQPPPTRVVSHTTSSGLPQVRVVTAQSSLPAVSQQAPVVTQQQQPTSVPQIRVPATATQTKVLPQAVMTLPVKAQTSPVQVQRPGSSVAGQTGITVTGLSAAPSPAVKPVTSSPGSSATSTSSTTVIQNVAGQNIIKQVAITGQLGMKTQPGSGIPLTATNFRIQGKDVLRLPPSSITTDAKGQTVLRITPDMMATLAKSQVTTVKLTQDLFTAAAGSSASGKGISATLHVTSNPVQTADSPAKTSTATSASSSPAGSTVVKVTPDLKTAEPTSSAFRLMPALGMTVADQKSKAITTVASTEAKPAATIRIVQGLGVMPPKAGQTITVATHAKQVPSSSAVSVPGTVHTSAVSLPTMSATVSKAVAVASGAAGTPITIGTGATAVRQVPVSTTVVSTSQAGKLPARITVPLSVISQPVKGKSVVTAPIIKGNLGANISGLGRNIILTTMPAGTKLIAGNKPVSFLTAQQLQQLQQQGQATQVRIQTVPASHLQQGTVSGSTKAVSTVVVTTAPSPKQTQDQL; this comes from the exons ATGGATTCTCTGGATCACATGCTCACGGACCCCCTGGAGCTGGGACCTTGCGGGGAAGGAAATGGTACCCGCATCATGGAGGACTGCATGCTGGGGACCACCAGGGTCAGTCTGCCTGAGGACCTTCTGGAGGAC cCTGAGATCTTCTTTGAAGTTGTCAGCTTGTCTACGTGGCAGGAGGTCCTGACAGATGCGCAGCAAGACCACCTAAAAAAATTCCTGCCTCAATTTCCCGAAAACAACCGAGAGCATCAGAACAAACTCATCTCTGCATTGTTCAGCGGCGAAAACTTCCGTTTTGGAAATCCACTGCACATCGCCCAGAAGCTCTTCCGGG ACGGACACTTTAATCCTGAAGTTGTGAAATACCGGCAGCTCTGTCTTAAGTCCCAGTACAAACGCTACCTGAGCTCTCAGCAGCAGTACTTCTACCGTCTGCTCAAGCAGATCCTCGCTTCCCGCAAT TACTTGCTGGATTTAGCTAGGAAAGGAGGCCCTGATATGAACCTGAGGAGAAAGCACGTCTCACCAACATATGACACAGAAGAGCGAGACAGACGGGCACATCGGCGCTACTTGAAAATTCTGAGGGAAGTGAAAGAGGAGTGTGGAGATACTACCTTGTCATCTGATGAAGAAG ATCTAAGCTCCTGGCCTCCAAGTTCTCCGGCACGTTGCCCAAGTCCACCAGTTCCCTTGAGAGTGATCCCCACGTTGTCAACCTTGGACATGAAAACAGCAG ACAAGATAGAACTTGGGGAAAATGATTTGAAGATGATGTTGAAGAAGCACCATGAGAAACGAAAACGTCAACCT GACCACCCTGATCTAGTTACAACAGACCTGACTCTTGAGGACATTATGACTCGAGTAAATGCTGGCAGGAAAGGCTCCTTAGCAG CCTTATTTGACCTTGCGACCCTCAAGAAAAaggtgaaggaaaaggaagataagaagaaaaaaaagctgaagattaTTAAGTCTGAGGTGGAAGATTTGGCTGACTCTCTTAGCAATGCAGATGGAATCCCACCAATGTCTCAGGATCCTTCCCCCATCCCTCTGTCATCTGTCAAAGAGGA ACCTCTTGAAGAGATGAAGCCATGCCTTGGAATAAATGAAATATCTTCtagcttctttttccttcttctggaGATCCTGTTTCTGGAAGGACCTGCTACTCTCTCTGTG cttgAAGATAAAGTTCTAGATTGGCAATCTTCTCCTGCCAGCGCACTAAATAACTGGTTCTCCTTTTCCCCTAACTGGTCTGAACTGGTTTTACCCGCCTTGCAGTACTTGACAGGTGACAGCAGAG aTGTTCCTTCTGGCTTCTCACCTTTTGTTGAATTCAAGGAAAAAACTCAGCAGTGGAAATTGCTGG GTACTTATCAAGATCATGAGAAGGAATTGGCAGCACTGTTTCAGCTCTGGTTGGAGACCAAAGACCAGACTTTCTTCAAA GAAAATGAAGACAGCTTGGATGCCACAACACCAGTTCCTAGAGT GACTGACTACGTAGTCCGACCTAGCACTGGAGAGGAGAAACGCGTGTTTCAGGAACAG GAACGTTACCGTTACAGCCAGCCCCACAAAGCTTTCACTTTCCGTATGCATGGCTTTGAGTCAGTTGTTGGTCCTGTGAAGGGGGTGTTTGACAAGGAAACTTCATTAAACAAAGCCCGAGAGCATTCTCTCCTGCGCTCAGACAGGCCAGCATATGTCACCATCTTGTCCCTTG tgcgTGATGCTGCAGCTCGCCTTCCTAATGGAGAAGGAACTCGTGCTGAAATCTGTGAGCTGCTTAAAGATTCCCAGTTCCTAGCTCCGGATGTCACCAGTGCTCAA GTTAACACTGTTGTTAGTGGTGCTCTGGATCGATTACATTATGAGAAAGATCCCTGCGTGAAATACGATATTGGACGCAAGTTGTGGATCTACCTGCACCGGGACAGGACTGAGGAAGAGTTTG AACGGATTCACCAGGCtcaagctgctgcagcaaaggctAAGAAAGCTCTTCAGCAGAAGCCAAAACCTCCACCTAAAATG aagtCTAGTAGCAAGGAGAGTTCTGTGAAAGCACTCCCCAGCAGCACATCAGAGCCCAGTCAGCTGAGCCTTAGTGACTCCAGCATGCCACCAACTCCCGTGACTCCTGTGACACCAACTGCACCGGCATTACCAGCAACGCCTATTTCACCCCCACCAGTCTCTGTGGTTAACAAGAGTGTATCTAGTGCTGTGTCAGAGCCAGCAAAACCCAGCCAAAG CGTTCTTCTGGTATCATCCCCTACCATGCCACAGCTCGGGACGTTGCTTTCCACAGCCCAGAGCTCGCAGACACAGCCTGGGCCACAGCCACCTCCCACCCGGGTGGTAAGTCACACCACCTCCTCAGGACTGCCACAGGTGCGGGTGGTCACTGCCCAGTCCAGCCTCCCCGCTGTGTCTCAGCAAGCCCCGGTGGtaacccagcagcagcaacctaCGTCAGTGCCTCAAATCCGCGTTCCTGCTACAGCCACGCAAACCAAAGTGCTTCCTCAG GCTGTGATGACTCTGCCGGTGAAAGCTCAGACCAGCCCAGTGCAGGTGCAAAGACCAGGAAGCTCCGTGGCAGGACAGACAGGCATCACTGTGACAGGGCTGTCTGCAGCGCCCAGTCCTGCTGTAAAGCCAGTAACCAGCTCTCCGGGCAGTTCTGCTACAAGCACCTCCTCTACCACTGTCATCCAGAATGTCGCTGGCCAGAACATCATCAAGCAG GTGGCTATTACAGGGCAACTTGGCATGAAGACCCAGCCCGGAAGCGGCATCCCACTCACAGCGACCAATTTTCGGATCCAAGGAAAGGATGTGTTGCGCCTGCCCCCGTCCTCTATCACCACAGATGCGAAGGGACAGACTGTGCTGCGTATCACCCCGGACATGATGGCCACCCTAGCCAAATCTCAAGTCACTACTGTCAAACTGACTCAGGACCTCTTCACAGCAGCTGCGGGAAGCAGCGCTAGTGGGAAAGGCATCTCTGCAACTTTGCACGTGACATCCAATCCAGTCCAGACTGCTGATTCTCCAGCCAAGACCAGCACAGCCACTTCTGCTTCTTCTAGCCCAGCTGGAAGCACGGTGGTTAAAGTGACTCCTGACTTAAAGACTGCAGAGCCGACAAGCTCTGCTTTCCGACTGATGCCTGCTCTGGGCATGACTGTGGCGGATCAGAAGAGCAAAGCCATAACAACGGTGGCATCCACTGAGGCCAAGCCGGCTGCTACTATCAGAATcgtgcaggggctgggggtgatgcCGCCCAAAGCTGGGCAGACTATTACTGTAGCTACTCATGCTAAGCAAGTGCCCTCTTCCTCAGCAGTGAGCGTGCCCGGCACAGTCCATACCTCAGCTGTCTCTTTACCAACCATGAGTGCCACAGTGTCGAAAGCAGTTGCTGTGGCCTCGGGAGCTGCTGGGACTCCCATAACTATAGGCACAGGAGCCACTGCTGTGCGGCAGGTACCCGTCAGCACCACAGTAGTATCTACATCCCAGGCA GGTAAACTACCAGCACGAATAACAGTGCCTCTGTCAGTGATCAGCCAGCCAGTGAAAGGCAAGAGTGTGGTGACTGCCCCCATCATCAAGGGCAACCTCGGAGCTAA CATCAGTGGATTAGGTAGAAATATCATCCTGACGACGATGCCAGCAGGGACAAAACTGATTGCTGGGAACAAGCCAGTGAGTTTTCTGACTGCACAGCAactacagcagctgcagcagcaaggccAGGCCACGCAG GTGCGAATTCAAACAGTACCAGCCTCCCATCTCCAGCAGGGAACAGTGTCTGGCTCTACTAAAGCAGTTTCCACTGTGGTTGTGACAACAGCTCCATCTCCAAAACAGACCCAAGATCAGCTGTGA